The genomic segment GAAGATGCGCAGCGaccgacgaaaactggtcggCCGGAGTGACCGTTCTCTTTTGgaacagagtataatattactatttgtttttatataaaatatagtataatatactattaggtaaattagaaaaacgataattaggtacatatcaCATATTTTAGTTGGCAATGTTATTTGCTGATGTCATAATCCCTTTGCAtgctattaaataatgtatatatttcaattactcatttgtatcatttattcatttatactcataaataaaatttcactcaaataaaacttcaataccattaaaaaaaaattggtttaaatCTCTTTTTATctacataggtatttataaacatttcaagAGGAGGTTTTATCTTAATTGTATGCTCtgttaaataaaatggaaaGTTTGGAAATATAGACGGAACTGTCCCTGTTTTTAATATGGGTCTGATTCTTTTCATTGTATTGACTGTTCCAACATTTAAGATAGTCTCGTAAAAAGTAGAATAGCATTCTCTTCGAAATGCAATTCACACACAACACCTTTCTGTGAGTATTTTATCTTTTCTAGGTATAGCTCTATGCCATCTTGCTAAGAGCTCTGTATTCTAAATGACATATgtgacaaataattaaataggaaaatgattattcataaatcataaataaggttaagatattttttttttttgggtgcttttaataaacttttatttttttaaaacaattgtttttggTCGTTTGACATCTAGAGCATAACCAGTATTACACCCTGGTACAAAACAACActtaaccatttttaatatgtaggtgcaaaaatacaaaatacaaattactgtCAATGTGTTTAATAGCTgactatcataatatacgtatatttagtttttattattgaaaccaatttaaattttttaaccgAGATCCCATTActcctgtatatatatttatccagatcatatatagtatttgtaaGGAATAATAAACCAAGTTTAATTCGAAAAACGTACATAATCCCTATCATACTAGGTACTTGCTATAATTGTAAAACGTAGCACTGATATCGAACGACGCGCTCCTGGTGGCAGAATAACCTTGCGACTTTTGTCGGGCCACTTTATGAACGGGCAGCTATTATAGGAGTTTGGTCTCCTTATCTCCTTAATCATCATGATGGCTGCGTAAAGGGGTATCACACATACCTGTTTTTCTTATCATCAAAAATACACCAACAGAagctaacaaattcaaaatcccGCGCTTACATACTTGATTATTGGCTCCTTTTACGCcgccatttttgtttttatcatcaaatatttgattaagaAGGGGTATatgtgcaataaccttgtatatttcaaccatgttATTAACCATGTAGGATCTTATCTCAGTATATGTTACAGTTCAGGTGGATAAACGGTCATTGTAAACGCTGCCGGACAAAGTTTACAATGCCCGATGTTATTCAAGTCAAGTAGATAATTATTCACATAAACCAGACATTGTATACAACGGAAAGTACTACGGGTGCCAagtgaacaattattatgatgaatatgtattataactaatattatataattgtatttattatgttgttaagatatttaattagtaGACAAAAtggagaatattttattaattatattcatttttattaaataaactatttatttttacaagtattaCCAATATGCCATTTAGAGTTGCATAAAACTCCAGCAGCATCTCCTTGGACCTTGATTCACATTTTTGACCACAGGTGCAGCGGTCATAGCCTTAGCCTCCTAAATTTGAAAACAACCTAGTTATTTTCTCTTAGTGACAACTGAATATCGGGTCTTCATCAACACTTACAAACTTCTCCTTGTAAATGGTAAATTGATTTCTACTGTGATAATGTTACAGTTTACCTTTGACCTTTGGTTGtgcctaatttataattttcgtcTTCCtctatgaaaaaatttaatctagaaataaaaatatttaggaataaataataattaaaatgttattgattataatacctTTCATGATTACTGCCAAAATTGATCGTAAGTCGCTTCAAGCTTTATCTACGtctggtatttttatttttaccgattCTCCAATGTTTCTTTCAGAGATAGTCGAGATAGATTTCATTTATTTGCTTGCATTtctaaattatgtacatattcaTTTCTTATTGTGTAGATAGAAAGTTTTCTTGAGTTTAAAGCATCCTCAGAATTGTACTTTTCGTCATTTTCTACTGTAATCACTTCATTATCcctgtttttttctttattttcttcCTCTTCAATAGTGTTTAAGTCTTTTTCTAAATCTTcttccgatttaaattttgctACTACATTAATTTggagtatacaattatttgattcAATTTTAGCCCTGGAGCTTCATACGGTGAAGATTTACTGCCGTGATGATAAGCTTGATTTTATATGAAGTGTATAAATGTTATGCCTTCGCGCCATTTTTTGATCTTATTGTCTTGCAACCACGTTTCTAACATATTCTCGACATCTTGGTTGGCACGTTCTACAGAACCTTGACTTTGGCCCTTTGCGAATGCCAAGTCTTACCATGTGCTACTTTCAAGTCTTTCCACATATACGAAATAGTTCTACTACCTCGTTTGCAAATTCCGTTATCActttcatataggtattatataaaatataattatttaaaacaactctAATATTCACATTTCCCACACCAGTTTTAGCATTGTATAGATACAATGACTTGTCTATATCGAAATTGTATATGCATTATTTACTTAGCCCAAATATCTTTGACATTGTATTACAATGACTGATTTGTCCACTTGGACcgtaacataatacatatattgtaataatataacccccccacgattattttttatagttgcGCCACTGATTACTTAACACATTTTCAATAtatctttagattttttttattttaaatttctgaacACATGATACTTCTTTGTAAGAAGTTACAAATTCAAAATCTGAGTATATTAAACCGTGACATTTACTTAATTCCTTCATCGGTAGTATGTTCACTTATAGTTGCAAGTGGTTTTAAGAAATTCCATTCCATAATGTCCAAATGCTCAATAACATGATATATGTTAAACCAGTGGTTCCCAACCTATGGTCCGCGGACCACCGGTGGTCCGCGAGACATCGTGAAGTGGTCCGCGAGCCatacctacaaaatttaaaaatatttcatttttccttTGGGGCATGATACAAAGTTTGTAACTGTTTTTGCTGGACTTCCAACGAAGAAGGCAGTAACTcattctttttatattatatactatataacgtCTAATTCGTAAAAGCGAGGCagtcaaattattatgtaccgaCAATCGTTATCATCGATTCCACGGCGTGGCGCGTGTATATTACgtcgtttatttataaatttatattacattatgtccCGTATGTATTATTTCAACCGATAATCTAATCTTGTTTGTACAGCAAGATTAGATTATTGGTAGAATACAACAAGCTATGtacaaagtttaatattaattattgttagttgCTCTGTATTCGCACTCCGTAGTCGACGTCTGTGTTTCTGCCTCTTTTTGATAGTTCgtgtgttaatattaaaattaaataaaatggcTCCGAAAAGAAAATATGACGACTCCTATATCAAATTTGGATTTATTGCAATCGAAACTAACCATGAAACTCGACCACAGTGTGTTATATGTTCCACTGTTCTTAGTAATGATGCGTTGAAACCCGCTAAATTAGAACGGCATTTAAAAACTGTCCATCCTAAATTGAGTGATCGACCACCAGACTTTTTCATGGGTAAAtcagaaaatttgaaaaaaatgaaacttgGAACAAGTGGTTCAAGATTCGAGTTAAATGAAAAAGTGCTATCtgcgtcatttaaaattgcACAATTAATcgcaaaatcaaaaaaaccacACACTATCGGTGAAAAGTTATTGAAACCTTGTTTACTAAATGCTGTTGAAGAAGTTTTAGGTGAGgaagctaaaaataaaatacaagaaaTTCCATTATCGAATAACACCGTGAAAGCTCGCATTGACAAAATATCTTTCGATATTGAAgaataattattggtaaaaataaaaaactcacCTTTTTACGCATTGCAGTGTGATGAAAGTACTGACGTTTCGCAATGTTGTCAGTAACTGGTTTTTGTTAGATTTTTGGACAATGACAACACAATACAAGAAGAGCTTTTGTTACTGCAGGAATTGGTTACTACGTCGAAAGGAAGTGATGTAATGAagataattaatgaatattttgaaaagcacGACATTATGTGGGAAAAGCTTGCAGGTTTTTGTACGGATGGAGTTCCAGCTATGCTAGGATCACGTTCGGGCCTAGCAACGTtggttaaagaaaaaaactgttCAGCATTGACAACGCATTGTGTAATTCATCGACAAGCATTAGCTTCAAAAACATTACCTGAAGAActcatatatacattaaaacagTCAGTAAAAATGGTGAACGCTATCAAAAGTAGTGCACTAAATACtcgcatttttaaaaaaatatgcttggACATAGATTCTGAATATGAAACTTTGCTTTTTCATACCGAAGTCCGATGGCTTTCGAAAGGAAACATGTTGGCACGATTATTTTCACTTAAGGAGGAGGTGACAGTGTTTTTAACTGAGAAAAAAATGATCGATTTATTGAAATGTGTTTGTGATCATAAGTTCGAAATGCACTTGGCTTATCTTGTCGATATCTTTGAGCATTTAAACAAGcttaatttacaattacaaGGCTCCGGAAATCATAAATTGGAAGGCGctgcaaatatatttatatttgaagatAAACTTCGCgcatttatttgtaaaattaatttatggatAAGTAAAGTTGAGATGAATAACTACTCAACGTTTCAAACACTAAAAAGCATCGTCGACAACGAAAAATATGCTGACTTCGTGCCTGAGGtccatcaaaatattttacaccatCTGCATAAACTTAAAGATGAATTTAACCGGTATTTCCCAGAATATAATGGTTATGAAACGAAAGGTGTCCGAAGTATGATTCGAAACCCTTTTATTGTCAAAGTTGATGAGGTGGATGATGATATCCAGGAAGATTTGATAGAGTTACAAAATGATCGAAACTGTAAGGATACGTTTGAATCTTCCATGAATATCGAAGAGTTTTGGTGTAAAAAAGCAATTACGTATCCTAAGCTTCGAGAAATCGCACTAAGATATTTAGTCATGTTTTCAACAACTTATATGTGCGAACAAGGATTTTCCGCACTGCTcttcattaaaaacaaacaaagaaATCGGCTGGACGCCACTAAAGACATGCGTGTAGCTTTGAGCAATATTACCCCAAGAATATCTTTGTTAGTAAAGGAAATGCAAGCGCAAAAATCACATtaacttgtttttataattaaatttgccttttataaaaataatagtatgatacccattttttttattatagtaatttgtgttgaattgttaataaatgtaaaatttttaacaaattaaattattttgtatagtaaagTAGTTAACAGTTAAACAATacacaatagtttttaaatacccGGGATTTAGTAATCGTGGAGCATTGGTCGAGTGAACAGCATGCGTTCGCGGTAAAAGTGTATTACAAAAGTAATGATATATGTAGTAGTAATGTGTGGCTAACCAAGGAAGGCATTTGCCTGACACaatctttaaaaaatgaagtttttaaatatgtatagaaaattccacttgtgttattttcatttgttcggcgaaaaattaataaattgtcggATTGACTGCCGCACtctgtacataaaatatacctagtcaatttaacaacttttattatggtaattaataattaaaaaaaagcgggtaagtggatgtcgctctgctgtacagtaggttacaagtgggtcaatttACCTATACAGTGGATTGTATTCAAcatgaattcaataatataatgtataagaattaaatatattttattgtataagaaaacgattctgagcggagacggtttgtcagtctggacttttattttgtttttatttattatagcctgtaagtttgaattaatagaattattataataggtttgtTCCAGCATAGTGTTGGTAACTAGTTATAATTGTTAACAACATATAATCAACGCGCATGCGTCTAACATAACAAGTTTGCAACTGGTGATCTGCTGGAACGGTTTTTAGCTGTAAAAGTTTTCGGTTGTggttattaccatttaccaaggtatattattgtgttaacgTAGGTTGTTAATCAATTATACGGTATTTCTTATCATTTGCcgccaaaattatattatcattattatcatttatcacgaTTAATCGTGCTAACTGCtgtcatcatatttttattattgcaattattattattcactgacCGTCAAAGAGACGTCTTTCACGGTCGCGACTCTGTacgatatatatttatgtacattagtattattcaaattcatat from the Acyrthosiphon pisum isolate AL4f chromosome X, pea_aphid_22Mar2018_4r6ur, whole genome shotgun sequence genome contains:
- the LOC103308466 gene encoding SCAN domain-containing protein 3-like, which codes for MAPKRKYDDSYIKFGFIAIETNHETRPQCVICSTVLSNDALKPAKLERHLKTVHPKLSDRPPDFFMGKSENLKKMKLGTSGSRFELNEKVLSASFKIAQLIAKSKKPHTIGEKLLKPCLLNAVEEVLGEEAKNKIQEIPLSNNTVKARIDKISFDIEE
- the LOC100574868 gene encoding protein ZBED8-like; amino-acid sequence: MKIINEYFEKHDIMWEKLAGFCTDGVPAMLGSRSGLATLVKEKNCSALTTHCVIHRQALASKTLPEELIYTLKQSVKMVNAIKSSALNTRIFKKICLDIDSEYETLLFHTEVRWLSKGNMLARLFSLKEEVTVFLTEKKMIDLLKCVCDHKFEMHLAYLVDIFEHLNKLNLQLQGSGNHKLEGAANIFIFEDKLRAFICKINLWISKVEMNNYSTFQTLKSIVDNEKYADFVPEVHQNILHHLHKLKDEFNRYFPEYNGYETKGVRSMIRNPFIVKVDEVDDDIQEDLIELQNDRNCKDTFESSMNIEEFWCKKAITYPKLREIALRYLVMFSTTYMCEQGFSALLFIKNKQRNRLDATKDMRVALSNITPRISLLVKEMQAQKSH